TATTGATGGTTACCTCACTTTCACATCCACATTAACTTGATTTTAAATGCAATTAATACATATAGTCAAGGAAGACTAATGGACTACATTCCGCACTTAACCTAGTGGACGTTTTCAAATGGCACAAGTGACCAGTGCAAACCTATTTTGCATTGTAAACGACTAAATAAATCTTAATGGATTAAGAATGATCAGCTATCAACACACAAGGGAAATTAAGTGCTGAAATGCCtacattgattattttaaattattagccTTACTCTGTTCTTGAATTTGTATGCTTTTAGTGAGCTTTAACACATTTACAAGACTTATTGACTATAATTACAAGAGAATTCAAGTAATGGACACATCAATTATAAGCAACATGTCTTGACCAGACAGTTGCataaagaattctaaaaagaGGTCCATTAGCatctttttctgagttttattcCGTTTTATCTGCCTTAAGAGGGCATGTTGAGGAAGTACACACCTTCTACACACGTGAACAAGCCTGATTTCTAAAAGCCCTATCATTTCACAAAGCCAGCTGCAAGCACAGTGCTGACAGAGGTATTAATAATGCCAACAAATAGTATTTGAATTTACTCCCCGACAACAGCTCCCCTCTAGGGAGAGTCAGCACCAGGAGCACAATGTTTGTATTTACCTAGATTAATCTGACACAGGTTGCCCCGGTACTTTCTTCAATGAAAAACTTTTATCTGTCTTTAATCTCCCTAAACTAGCAACGTTTCACACTCTTTTGTCTTCCTCCTTGTAACCATGCACTAAGTTTCAAAAACTGCAAGAATTTAAAGTATAGCTTTAATAATAAGCCATTATTTAAAAGTACAGTAAAATAAACCTTAcagttttaatgaaaatatgttcattgaAATGTGAATTTATTATTCAAATCCACTCATAAATTCAACCATGAAGACAGAACTTGTCTAAGCAGAGCACAATGATTTAGAAAAGCtgtctatttaaaataaagaatgtatgGCAGGTTTATAGAAACAGTGCAgtgaatttttacataaatttagAACAGTGGCTTATGCatttttccacacacacacacacacaaagtttaaaaaaaaatttccacccaaaattaaacattaaaatggaaCACTACATTTGACAGAGCAGGGACTGAATCAGGTGCTGCCTGCGTGAAAACCAAATCCCCACGACATAGCAACTTTGGAAAGTGTTCACTAACTGTGACCCTTGGAAGGAGAATCTTGTTGCCTGGGAGTTACACTTTTTGAAATAAACCATCTGGCAATGAGTAACTTTAAATCCCTAAAATTCCAAgaaaatttgtattatttcattcctCAAAAGCCATTTAATGTGTCCTCTGAAACACACAGTGCCACTTGGTAAGTACCTTGGAAAAACCAAACGAGGACTCAGAAACAACTGAAAAGCTGTTCAGAGAAGGGAATTTAACAAAGGCATCAGAGGGGCAAGGCTTCTTGatggaatgaaaagaaagctgtcaAATCACCTGCCTTGGAATCACTAAGGCTTAATTAACTTTGGAAATGGTAGGCGTCAACGATGACGTATGGCAGGTGCCCAGAGAGCCGCGCAGCGGGGTGACAGGAGCCAGGTGGAAGGTCGACAGGCAAACGCCCCAAGGACTCCACGTTCGGATGGGACCAGATGTGCCAACTGGATCATGCGTTCGCACTTTCTAGGTAAACACAGGCTTGCTCGCACGTACGTACCTGTGTGAGTGCGAATGTGAGCCAGGAATGCCATCGAATTGCTACTTCGACACATCTTCCCGCAATACTTGCAGACGTTCCcctggttttcttctctctcgCGGTTGATCTGCTCAGTGTCTTCCACTATGTACTTATTCACCTCCCGAAGCAGCTCTTCGTGCTGCCCTTTAATATGGAGAAATAAATTCTGCTCTGAGTCAAAGGGCTCCGTGCACTTGACACATTTGAAGGTGGCCCCTCCCTCCGGAAGCTCCTCCACACTGGCCTGCTCGTTCCTCAGATGACCAGCACTAGCCAAGTGCTGGTGGAGGTTGCTCTCGGTATAGAAGGACTTTCCACACAGTAAACAATGAAAGTGCTTCTCTTTCGTAGGGTGCTTCATGGCTATGTGCACATTCAGTCCGCTCAAACCATCTGCTAAGAAGCCACAATCATCGCAACGAATTCGTGTGGATTCACCAAAGGAACTACCTtcgcatttcttctttttcacaccTTGGGCACAGTCCTTTAAGGGCAACTCACCGATCCTCACGCCTGTGGTTATGAGACCCTCTTCAGACTGGTCCAACAACTCACCATCTTCAGGGCTCTTTATTCTTATTATGGAAGAATCAAACCGGCCAAAACTGTACACGGCCTGTCCTTTGTCATCAATGCTGATTATAGTTTCATACACATCGTTACTTTCAACTGTGCTATCAGAAGCCAGACCATCCTCTTCCAAGATAATTTTAGTTTCATGCTGGGAATTCATCAGAATCTCCTTGTTCTCTAGAACGGGGTCTTCTTGGGTACCATCTTTCAAGTCCTCTGAACTCTGCACACTTCCAACGTCGTTCTGACCACGGCTCTCCAGGTCTGACTCCTGTCCCGTCCTTGTCATCACAACAGGGACGGTGCTTTCGGCCAGATGCCCTCCCCCTAAACCTCCAGGACATCCACGTTTGCTCAGGGTTTCACCTGCATTCTCGCCCACACGTCCCACATCACTCTCGCCACGCATGCCTGGACCACCAATGTCATTCAGCACGCTGTGGCTTCTCTCTACTGGCTCATAATCCAAAGCTGAGCTTCCTGCATTTTCACTCTGAAATCTGCTCGGGGAGGCACAATCAGACGAAACAGTAAGGGACACGTCCTCGGGTTTCAGAGCTTTCTCCTTGGCAAGGGGCTGTTGGAAAGTTTCACAGAAGGAATGCTCTTCACTGAGATTAGATTCGTCTCCAGTCTCAATTTCTACTGAGTCGGGAGCACGGAGTACTTTAGCCACACCTAGATGAGTATTCTCATCCAAAACAGAACAATCAGCGGTACTTCTAGATTTCGGAATTTCTTCAGACGGTTGGTCTGAAATCACTTGATATTCCTCAGAATTTTGCTGATGCTGCTCGTTGGATATGATGATACTCCTGGGCACGTCTGCAGAACCTGCTTCCATGTCCGAAGAGTTCAGGTAAGACCGCCTTTTCACCTTGTGTTTCTCTGTGGCTGCGTGCCTCGTCATCTCTCGACGGGTCACAGCGTAGTAATCGCACGCCATGCAATAAAAAGCAAATTCCTTTGTATGCTTCCGTTTTACGTGCAGCTCTAGAGAAGCAGAAGAGTGGGCACTAAACTCACAGTGTACACACTTATTATCGCTTACACCCGTAGCATCCCCCTGCTGGACAGGGCTCTCCGGTTCCAGACACATCTGTTCCTTTTCATCAGGAAGATGGCTGtcagcttccccatctgcagAATGACACACGCCTGCCACTTCGACTTCAGTTGGATTTCCACGCTCTGCTCCTGGCTTTTCTGAAACAGAGGCATCTGACTCAGCGGGCTTGTTAGCGTGCTCCCCTGAAACCGCTGACATGGCACTCTTTCTACAGGCTTCAAGGTTACCCCCTTCAGGGCCGACAATGATGTCTGAGCTTTGTTGGCCGCTGGCTTCTACTTCTACTCGTCCTTTATGCTTCTTAGTGGCACAGTGACGTTCCATGTCTCCCTTGGTTACGGTGTAATACTTACACACTTTGCACAAGTAACTGTACTGGTGACTGTGCTTTCGTCGAATGTGAACAGTCAAGTTTGTGATACTAGAGGCCAAGAGACCACAATGAGAACATGTCCGTGAGATGTTACCtttcggtctccctctctttggggTGGCGGTCAAAGTGACCTCCCCTTCTTTGGTCATTCCGCCGGACTGTGACAGTTCCTTGGCAGTCAGCACGCTCTTTTCGAGGCAGACATGCTCCTGTAACTGTGCACCTTCCACGTGGCCTTCTATCCTGCCATTTCCAGAAACATGAAACTCCTCCTTTTTATCGTTTGCACCTATACATACCCTTTCAATACATTCTTCAAAACTCAAGCCGATGTTATTTTTCTTGGCGTTTTCAAGATGCTTGCTTCTCTTAATGTGCTTCTCCATGCCTTCTTTGCTCAACGAATAAAGATTACATGCTTTACACAGAAAGTGGTAGTCCTGACCATGCCGGAGCTTTATGTGTCTCGTGAGGACAGTGGAAGACCTTGTTTTATAAAAACACTTCTTACACTGAAACTGAGGCTTACTGGAATGCCTGACTTCATGTCCATGGCTCACCCTGGACTTAACGGGCTCTTCCTGAGCTGCTTTACCGGACTCACTCAGAGCATCTCTTGTATTTTCTGATTCTAAAGTACTTAAGGGTAAAGACCGTAACACCAAATCACTGTTACGCGGTTGAGAAGCCTCTGGCTGAACCAATAAACGAACGTGCTTCTCAGTTGTTCTGTGCTCCTCCAGGTCCTTCTCAGACAAGAAGAACAGACTACAAGGAGTACACACAAAACACATATTGTGCTTTTCCTTCATGTGGTCTGTAAGACCTGGTTCGTTCTCGGAACTAAACGAACAGTGCCGACAAGTGAGGACACTGGCGGTGTGCTGGTGCTGGTTGTCGTACAAATGCTTGTCCGGGTCCCTCCTCGACGGGCTGGAAACGTCACGCTCCTGGCGGCGAAGCTTCACGTCTCCGGT
This DNA window, taken from Neofelis nebulosa isolate mNeoNeb1 chromosome 11, mNeoNeb1.pri, whole genome shotgun sequence, encodes the following:
- the ZNF407 gene encoding zinc finger protein 407 isoform X3, producing MMDTEKKPENEEDENANKEAGDSRDVSSHDVDCGPVFDAVANSSENSTSKRGFSESSNLGSVTVGQDGNKHASKRMKLSAEAEHLKREERGARGPEASESTVPEGHVPLGEAVKETLLNERPDGGTSLPSAFSPPPSFSTTDAVSPKTDTEEKSAREMVSLDPGRESPLPLKEMSVSCTVGNVDTVFKCDVCGHLFSSCTDLEKHAECHLQPPGEHACCHCSHKAESSAALHAHVRQTHRPQRVFSCDLCGFQCVEENLLNAHYLGKTHLRRQNLAARGGFVQILTKQPFPEKPCSMGTKSVRVKARASKPVAKASDSQGLRDVGSKFKDFRGGLSQQSGSSSELLVEMTPSRDPSSETVEIVEENVTSLGIARNPENQSKTKKLALVSSEGLLDKVESSRSSLQAAHGISAGSRPRPERNVLTLGGSFRRRSGTFTLKGQAKKRVNLLGIRKRATSDAQRVFMKHLRTQVRTGDAESASRHAEASGGVHGLCVASPETRDPKQDRSSSHLACSLDSPAQQTCPCVDCAQVATERTELETRGEGCPTGDVKLRRQERDVSSPSRRDPDKHLYDNQHQHTASVLTCRHCSFSSENEPGLTDHMKEKHNMCFVCTPCSLFFLSEKDLEEHRTTEKHVRLLVQPEASQPRNSDLVLRSLPLSTLESENTRDALSESGKAAQEEPVKSRVSHGHEVRHSSKPQFQCKKCFYKTRSSTVLTRHIKLRHGQDYHFLCKACNLYSLSKEGMEKHIKRSKHLENAKKNNIGLSFEECIERVCIGANDKKEEFHVSGNGRIEGHVEGAQLQEHVCLEKSVLTAKELSQSGGMTKEGEVTLTATPKRGRPKGNISRTCSHCGLLASSITNLTVHIRRKHSHQYSYLCKVCKYYTVTKGDMERHCATKKHKGRVEVEASGQQSSDIIVGPEGGNLEACRKSAMSAVSGEHANKPAESDASVSEKPGAERGNPTEVEVAGVCHSADGEADSHLPDEKEQMCLEPESPVQQGDATGVSDNKCVHCEFSAHSSASLELHVKRKHTKEFAFYCMACDYYAVTRREMTRHAATEKHKVKRRSYLNSSDMEAGSADVPRSIIISNEQHQQNSEEYQVISDQPSEEIPKSRSTADCSVLDENTHLGVAKVLRAPDSVEIETGDESNLSEEHSFCETFQQPLAKEKALKPEDVSLTVSSDCASPSRFQSENAGSSALDYEPVERSHSVLNDIGGPGMRGESDVGRVGENAGETLSKRGCPGGLGGGHLAESTVPVVMTRTGQESDLESRGQNDVGSVQSSEDLKDGTQEDPVLENKEILMNSQHETKIILEEDGLASDSTVESNDVYETIISIDDKGQAVYSFGRFDSSIIRIKSPEDGELLDQSEEGLITTGVRIGELPLKDCAQGVKKKKCEGSSFGESTRIRCDDCGFLADGLSGLNVHIAMKHPTKEKHFHCLLCGKSFYTESNLHQHLASAGHLRNEQASVEELPEGGATFKCVKCTEPFDSEQNLFLHIKGQHEELLREVNKYIVEDTEQINREREENQGNVCKYCGKMCRSSNSMAFLAHIRTHTGSKPFKCKICHFATAQLGDARNHVKRHLGMREYKCHVCGVAFVMKKHLNTHLLGKHGVGTPKERKFTCHLCDRSFTEKWALNNHMKLHTGEKPFKCTWPTCHYSFLTASAMKDHYRTHTGEKSFLCDLCGFAGGTRHALTKHRRQHTGEKPFKCDECNFASTTQSHLTRHKRVHTGEKPYRCPWCDYRSNCAENIRKHILHTGKHEGVKMYNCPKCDYGTNVPVEFRNHLKEQHPDIENPDLAYLHAEEAHFFHGS
- the ZNF407 gene encoding zinc finger protein 407 isoform X2, with the translated sequence MMDTEKKPENEEDENANKEAGDSRDVSSHDVDCGPVFDAVANSSENSTSKRGFSESSNLGSVTVGQDGNKHASKRMKLSAEAEHLKREERGARGPEASESTVPEGHVPLGEAVKETLLNERPDGGTSLPSAFSPPPSFSTTDAVSPKTDTEEKSAREMVSLDPGRESPLPLKEMSVSCTVGNVDTVFKCDVCGHLFSSCTDLEKHAECHLQPPGEHACCHCSHKAESSAALHAHVRQTHRPQRVFSCDLCGFQCVEENLLNAHYLGKTHLRRQNLAARGGFVQILTKQPFPEKPCSMGTKSVRVKARASKPVAKASDSQGLRDVGSKFKDFRGGLSQQSGSSSELLVEMTPSRDPSSETVEIVEENVTSLGIARNPENQSKTKKLALVSSEGLLDKVESSRSSLQAAHGISAGSRPRPERNVLTLGGSFRRRSGTFTLKGQAKKRVNLLGIRKRATSDAQRVFMKHLRTQVRTGDAESASRHAEASGGVHGLCVASPETRDPKQDRSSSHLACSLDSPAQQTCPCVDCAQVATERTELETRGEGCPTGDVKLRRQERDVSSPSRRDPDKHLYDNQHQHTASVLTCRHCSFSSENEPGLTDHMKEKHNMCFVCTPCSLFFLSEKDLEEHRTTEKHVRLLVQPEASQPRNSDLVLRSLPLSTLESENTRDALSESGKAAQEEPVKSRVSHGHEVRHSSKPQFQCKKCFYKTRSSTVLTRHIKLRHGQDYHFLCKACNLYSLSKEGMEKHIKRSKHLENAKKNNIGLSFEECIERVCIGANDKKEEFHVSGNGRIEGHVEGAQLQEHVCLEKSVLTAKELSQSGGMTKEGEVTLTATPKRGRPKGNISRTCSHCGLLASSITNLTVHIRRKHSHQYSYLCKVCKYYTVTKGDMERHCATKKHKGRVEVEASGQQSSDIIVGPEGGNLEACRKSAMSAVSGEHANKPAESDASVSEKPGAERGNPTEVEVAGVCHSADGEADSHLPDEKEQMCLEPESPVQQGDATGVSDNKCVHCEFSAHSSASLELHVKRKHTKEFAFYCMACDYYAVTRREMTRHAATEKHKVKRRSYLNSSDMEAGSADVPRSIIISNEQHQQNSEEYQVISDQPSEEIPKSRSTADCSVLDENTHLGVAKVLRAPDSVEIETGDESNLSEEHSFCETFQQPLAKEKALKPEDVSLTVSSDCASPSRFQSENAGSSALDYEPVERSHSVLNDIGGPGMRGESDVGRVGENAGETLSKRGCPGGLGGGHLAESTVPVVMTRTGQESDLESRGQNDVGSVQSSEDLKDGTQEDPVLENKEILMNSQHETKIILEEDGLASDSTVESNDVYETIISIDDKGQAVYSFGRFDSSIIRIKSPEDGELLDQSEEGLITTGVRIGELPLKDCAQGVKKKKCEGSSFGESTRIRCDDCGFLADGLSGLNVHIAMKHPTKEKHFHCLLCGKSFYTESNLHQHLASAGHLRNEQASVEELPEGGATFKCVKCTEPFDSEQNLFLHIKGQHEELLREVNKYIVEDTEQINREREENQGNVCKYCGKMCRSSNSMAFLAHIRTHTGSKPFKCKICHFATAQLGDARNHVKRHLGMREYKCHVCGVAFVMKKHLNTHLLGKHGVGTPKERKFTCHLCDRSFTEKWALNNHMKLHTGEKPFKCTWPTCHYSFLTASAMKDHYRTHTGEKSFLCDLCGFAGGTRHALTKHRRQHTGEKPFKCDECNFASTTQSHLTRHKRVHTGEKPYRCPWCDYRSNCAENIRKHILHTGKHEGVKMYNCPKCDYGTNVPVEFRNHLKEQHPDIENPDLAYLHADGAVLTIPAHEKYLCSQ